From one Trifolium pratense cultivar HEN17-A07 linkage group LG1, ARS_RC_1.1, whole genome shotgun sequence genomic stretch:
- the LOC123887515 gene encoding amino acid transporter AVT1C-like, translating into MKNSASDQCFFIDSDNDEERELGREVNDGNVSDFSNDSNDNLYQRKPSSYSMAWPQSYRQSIDLYGTVPSPNIGFLGTTATTSLTRLGSSFLGTTLTRRNTAEIIPPIKKPLIQPAVDEEQQHISQTLLPPLPSRKSSVRKSLKISHEVQIPGQCSFGQAVLNGMNALCGVGILSIPYALHEGGWAALGILLIFAVFSFYTGLLLRYCLDSEPGLETYPDIGQAAFGTTGRVVISIILYMELYACCIEYIILESDNLSSLFPDASLSLGGFKLNAHILFAILATLAILPTVWLRDLRILSYISGCGVVASAVVVLCLVWVCVVDDTPISTKGTTTLKLSTFPVAMGLCGYCFSGHAVFPNLYTAMANRNQFPAVLLTCFAICTSMYCLVAALGYLMFGEDTQSQYTLNMPRGLIAYKIAVWTTVVNPLTKYALSLTPVAMSVEELIPPSNSKFTLYSILIRTALVISTLLVGLSVPFFGLVMSLIGSLLTMFVSLILPAACFLSIKRRRITRSQVILCGTVIVVGLVSSGIGSYSAISEIIAELFP; encoded by the exons ATGAAGAACTCTGCTTCGGATCAATGTTTTTTCATCGATAGCGATAACGATGAAGAGAGGGAGTTAGGAAGAGAAGTAAATGATGGAAATGTATCAGACTTTTCCAATGACTCTAATGATAATTTATACCAAAGAAAGCCAAGCTCCTATAGCATGGCATGGCCTCAAAGTTACAG GCAATCCATTGATCTCTATGGTACTGTGCCATCGCCAAATATCGGATTTCTTGGAACAACTGCCACAACATCATTGACAAGATTAGGCAGTTCTTTTCTTGGTACAACATTGACACGGAGGAACACCGCTGAAATTATACCCCCTATCAAAAAGCCTCTCATACAACCGGCAGTGGACGAAGAACAGCAGCATATCTCTCAGACATTGCTTCCTCCCCTCCCATCTAGGAAGTCTTCAGTTAGGAAATCTTTAAAGATTTCACATGAAGTTCAAATTCCTGGCCAATGCTCTTTTGGACAAGCTGTGCTTAATG GTATGAATGCCCTTTGTGGCGTTGGAATCCTTTCAATCCCTTATGCTCTACATGAAGGTGGATGGGCTGCACTTGGAATCTTGCTGATATTTGCAGTATTTTCCTTTTATACTGGATTGCTGTTGCGTTATTGCTTGGATAGCGAACCTGGTCTGGAAACCTATCCCGACATTGGTCAAGCAGCTTTTGGTACTACTGGACGTGTTGTCATTTCA ATAATATTATACATGGAATTATAT GCTTGCTGCATTGAATACATCATTCTAGAGAGCGACAATCTATCGTCCTTATTTCCGGATGCAAGCTTAAGTTTGGGTGGATTTAAATTGAATGCACACATTCTATTTGCAATCTTGGCCACATTGGCTATTCTTCCTACCGTTTGGCTTCGGGACCTTCGCATTCTAAGTTACATATCAG GATGTGGAGTTGTTGCATCGGCTGTAGTCGTTCTGTGCCTGGTGTGGGTTTGCGTGGTAGACGATACTCCGATTAGTACAAAAGGAACAACAACACTTAAACTTTCAACATTCCCTGTTGCTATGGGTCTATGTGGTTATTGCTTCTCAGGACATGCTGTTTTCCCCAACCTATATACGGCTATGGCTAATCGGAATCAATTCCCCGCGGTACTCTTGACATG TTTTGCTATTTGCACTTCAATGTATTGTCTTGTAGCTGCTTTGGGATACTTAATGTTTGGAGAAGATACACAGTCACAATATACTCTTAACATGCCTCGAGGATTAATAGCTTACAAGATTGCGGTGTGGACTACG GTCGTTAATCCACTTACCAA GTATGCGTTGAGTCTAACACCAGTAGCAATGTCTGTGGAGGAATTGATACCGCCAAGTAATTCCAAATTTACATTATACTCCATCCTCATCAGAACAGCACTAGTGATTTCTACATTGCTTGTTGGTCTTTCAGTTCCATTTTTCG GTTTGGTGATGTCGTTAATCGGCTCTTTGCTCACAATGTTTGTT TCCCTTATTTTACCAGCTGCTTGTTTCCTAAGCATCAAGCGCAGAAGAATCACGCGCTCTCAG GTTATACTCTGTGGTACAGTGATCGTAGTAGGTTTAGTTTCATCTGGTATTGGATCATACTCAGCCATCTCGGAGATTATAGCGGAGCTGTTTCCATGA
- the LOC123924685 gene encoding thioredoxin-like 3-2, chloroplastic, whose translation MAQHIVGYGSHLQLHPQTSPTFSFISTTPTTQSTTFSPSFPSLSSPPSISILRSSPSSIPLNHEEPRLQNHDHLSFLNLQPICSEDHFDRVVAEAQLRQHALLVVWVANWCRKCIYLKPKLEKLAADYYPRLQFYSVDVNAVSHKLIARAGVTKMPTIQLWKDSKKQAEVIGGNKAYLVINEVQEMIQNEFTMNNC comes from the exons ATGGCGCAACATATTGTTGGATATGGGTCCCACCTTCAACTTCACCCCCAGACATCACCAACATTCTCTTTCATAAGTACAACTCCAACAACTCAATCAACTACTTTCTCTCCGTCCTTCCCATCCCTTTCATCTCCACCGTCGATTTCCATCTTACGTTCATCTCCCTCCTCGATTCCGTTGAACCACGAGGAACCACGGTTACAGAATCATGATCATCTTTCGTTTCTTAATCTTCAACCAATCTGTAGTGAAGACCACTTCGATCGCGTAGTTGCTGAGGCGCAACTTCGACAACACGCTCTCCTTGTTGTTTG GGTCGCAAATTGGTGCAGAAAGTGTATATATCTAAAACCGAAATTGGAAAAGTTGGCAGCAGACTATTATCCAAG ATTGCAATTCTACAGTGTGGATGTTAATGCAGTTTCACACAAACTTATTGCTCGTGCTGGTGTGACC AAAATGCCAACCATACAA CTATGGAAAGACAGCAAGAAACAAGCTGAAGTCATTGGTGGGAATAAAGCATATTTGGTAATAAATGAGGTTCAAGAGATGATTCAGAATGAGTTCACCAT GAATAATTGTTGA
- the LOC123924660 gene encoding uncharacterized protein LOC123924660, translating to MNILVSVAEKVADYIFEPIVRQAGYLIFYKGNFENLAAHVVYLEAERVRINHSIEEESGNGKKIERDVEIWLEKVNDLIERANQLHKDPRRANARCSPWRFPNLILRHQLSRKATKIVNDVIHVQGKGKFDRVGHLPILDGVASSSTRGDEIYETRESLKGDILKALADLNSCNIGVYGLGGVGKTTLVEEVAQISKQRKLFDKVVITHVSKNPDFKTIQGEIADLLGLQFKEETIFGRANRLRQRIKMEKSILLILDNICTKFDLKKVGIPFGKEHNGCKLLMTSINHDVLLQMDVPEDFIFKLELMRENETWRLFQIMAGDVVKKTNLKDVAFKVSQKCEGLPLRVVMVASAMKDKRDVQSWEYALRKLESNDGIGMDPKTYSALELSYNLLESDEMRDVFLLFSLLLGNDVEYFLKVAMGLKIIKLNSTMEDARARLYTIIKSLEACLLLFKTNGKIQMQDYIRDFATSVACRDKHVFLSKQPNEDWPTDDFLKRCTQIVINYFPIHKLPETFNCPNIKFFCLGSVNRSLEIPDNFFEGMGSLTTLDLGCLNLSSLPTSVRFLTNLKMMCLYSCVLENMDAIEALQNLEILHLWQCSMIKLPREIGKLHELRMLDLTNSGIEVFPPNILSSLTKLEELYMGDTSINWGDVNSTVNNGNASIVELQKLPNLTALELQIRETSMLPRDLQLMFEKLKYFKIAIGDVWDWADIKDGTLKTLMLKLGTNNIHLEHGIKALIKRVENLYLDDVDGIQNVLYNLSADGFPLLKHLHVQNNGNMKHIVNSKERNQIHVSFPILETLVLQNLKNLEHICHGPLSITSFGSLSVIKVNNCVQLKYLFSFTMAKGLSQLSKIEVFRCNSMKEIVLGDNNSSANNDITNEKVEFLQLRSLTLEYLETLDNFFSHYLAHSKSKQNHQGLEPYVSTPFFNAQVAFPNLHTLKLSSLLNLNKIWDDTHHSMFNLTSLTVDNCGGLMYLFPSTVVASFKNLEHLEITNCPMMEEIIAKDEGNRVSNEVHFSKLEKIILKDMDNLKTIWHHQFEALKMLQVNNCNKIVVVFPSSMQKTYNKLEMLEVTNCALVEAIFELNFNESNNVEDATHLKEVTIDGLDKLKKIWSGDPQGILSFQNLRNVKLNDCASLEYLLPLSVATGCLHLQELHIIDCGNMTEIVAADKVSSVIEAPIIEFNQLSTLLLWQLSKLRGFYAGNHTLACPSLKIIDVFDCAKLNLYRPLSTRSFNIRDDKLSISMQQPPFIVEEVIPNLEQLRINHKETNMILQAQNSSVLFTKITSLAFVGSKNKNEDTFPYWFLQNMRSLESLVVERSCFKKIFQDEGSMSEETHTKIKILTLSDLPNLEHICEEGFQIDPVLEFLEYLEFSNCSSLINLLPSSVTFAHLEYLVIKDCKGLTKLITSSTAQSLNKLIALEIEDCTSLEEIIIGEENFHITFISLQVLMLECLPSLNQFCSSKFFLKFPLLEFVIVRECPRMKVFSEGYLSTPNLRKVKIAENDEQWFWKGNLNDTINKMFEDKVAFGKFKYLALSDYPEMKDLWYGQVDQNLFCNLKHLVVNKCDFLSDVLFPSNVMQVLYGLEELEVTDCDSLEAVFDVKGMKSKDTLIKQSTQLKTLTLSNLPKLKHIWNDNPHEIISFGNLCTVNVSMCQILFYIIFSSSQCQDLEHLEMLDIESCGVEQIVGMDEEISMEINFNFPQLNKLRLINLTKLTSFYCGKYSLECPSLKVLNVYRCEALRMFSFIHKQPNLMDISHDILSQQALFSIDEKLSPNLEELAINGTDLLGILNGYCQENMFHKVEFLRLQSFDESPTSFMNELHKIFPNHKTLQVRNSSFEILFPIKRTTGHLSMKNLKQVRHLWVYELEKLEHIWEKEFLLDHPLLQDLEDLTVSTCPSLISLVPSSASFTNLTSLEVDNCKELLYLTPSSTARSLVQLKGLAISNCEKMIEIVKIDEENADKDIIFENLEIMKFTSLSSLTSFCYEKHTIIFPSLLSLTVQECPQMEIFSSGVTVAPYLTEIEVEEETIRWKDDINTTIQQLFLEKEVLRSNVLNETIVSSHLQDEKLVDQDDIEVDPEEGPTCHSRKDIVSLNYFMLSLFFLFVYVILIFRIDTKIMRLWC from the exons atgaATATTCTAGTTTCTGTTGCTGAAAAAGTTGCAGATTATATCTTTGAGCCCATTGTACGTCAAGCAGGTTATTTGATATTCTACAAAGGCAATTTTGAGAATTTAGCGGCTCATGTTGTATACCTTGAGGCAGAACGAGTGAGAATCAATCATTCGATTGAAGAAGAAAGCGGAAATGGCAAAAAAATCGAAAGAGATGTGGAGATCTGGCTAGAGAAAGTGAACGATCTCATTGAAAGGGCAAATCAGCTCCACAAAGATCCTCGTCGTGCCAATGCTAGGTGCTCACCATGGCGGTTCCCCAATTTGATTTTACGACATCAACTAAGTAGGAAAGCCACAAAAATTGTAAACGATGTCATTCATGTTCAAGGAAAAGGCAAATTTGATCGAGTTGGTCACCTTCCGATCCTAGATGGAGTAGCCTCCTCCTCTACAAGAGGTGATGAAATTTATGAGACAAGAGAGTCACTTAAGGGTGATATTTTGAAGGCCCTAGCAGACCTTAATTCATGCAATATTGGAGTCTATGGGTTGGGTGGGGTGGGTAAGACCACTTTGGTAGAGGAAGTTGCTCAAATATCCAAGCAACGCAAATTGTTCGATAAAGTGGTTATAACACATGTATCCAAAAATCCAGACTTTAAAACCATTCAAGGGGAGATTGCAGATTTGTTGGGTTTGCAATTCAAGGAGGAGACAATTTTTGGAAGAGCAAATCGTCTAAGACAAAGAATCAAGATGGAGAAAAGCATCCTTCTCATTCTGGACAATATATGTACAAagtttgatttgaagaaagtGGGAATCCCATTTGGTAAGGAACATAATGGTTGCAAATTATTGATGACATCTATAAATCATGATGTGTTGTTGCAAATGGATGTTCCAGAGGATTTCATTTTTAAACTTGAACTTATGAGAGAAAATGAGACATGGAGATTGTTTCAAATCATGGCTGGGGATGtggttaaaaaaacaaatttaaaagatGTAGCATTTAAAGTTTCTCAAAAATGCGAAGGTTTGCCGCTTAGGGTAGTGATGGTAGCAAGTGCAATGAAAGATAAAAGGGATGTCCAATCTTGGGAATATGCATTACGGAAATTAGAAAGTAATGATGGTATAGGGATGGACCCAAAGACTTATTCTGCTTTGGAATTAAGTTACAACTTATTGGAAAGTGATGAAATGAGGGATGTATTCTTACTTTTTTCATTACTCCTGGGTAATGATGTAGAGTACTTTCTGAAAGTTGCAATGGGTCTGAAAATAATAAAGCTTAATAGTACCATGGAGGATGCAAGAGCCAGACTTTACACAATAATCAAATCTTTGGAGGCATGTCTATTGCTATTTAAAACAAATGGAAAGATCCAGATGCAAGATTACATTCGTGATTTTGCTACCTCCGTAGCATGTAGGGACAAACATGTATTTCTAAGTAAACAACCAAATGAGGATTGGCCAACGgatgattttttaaaaaggtGCACGCAGATCGTCATAAATTACTTTCCTATCCACAAGCTTCCTGAAACGTTTAATTGTCCAAACATCAAGTTTTTCTGTTTAGGAAGTGTGAACCGTTCTTTAGAAATCCCAGATAATTTTTTTGAGGGTATGGGAAGCCTTACAACGCTAGATTTAGGTTGCTTGAACTTGTCTTCATTACCCACCTCTGTTCGGTTCCTAACTAACCTTAAAATGATGTGTTTGTATTCATGTGTTTTGGAAAATATGGATGCAATAGAAGCTTTGCAAAATTTAGAAATTCTTCATTTATGGCAATGTTCAATGATCAAGTTGCCAAGAGAAATAGGGAAATTGCATGAATTGAGGATGCTTGATTTGACCAATTCTGGAATAGAAGTATTCCCACCCAACATCTTATCTAGTTTGACTAAATTGGAAGAGTTGTATATGGGTGATACCTCTATTAATTGGGGAGATGTGAATTCAACGGTTAACAATGGAAATGctagcattgttgaacttcagaaACTACCCAACTTGACAGCCCTTGAATTACAAATTCGTGAGACTTCGATGTTGCCAAGAGACTTGCAATTGATGTTTGAGAAGTTGAAGTATTTTAAAATAGCTATTGGGGATGTATGGGACTGGGCTGACATTAAGGATGGAACCTTGAAAACATTGATGCTCAAACTTGGTACTAATAACATACATTTAGAGCACGGAATTAAAGCATTGATCAAAAGAGTTGAGAATTTGTACTTGGATGATGTTGATGGAATTCAAAATGTGCTTTATAACCTAAGTGCAGACGGATTTCCTTTGCTGAAACATCTCCACGTCCAAAATAATGGAAACATGAAGCACATTGTTAACTCTAAAGAGAGAAATCAAATTCATGTATCATTTCCCATCTTAGAAACACTAGTTCTCCAAAACCTTAAAAACTTGGAGCATATATGTCATGGTCCACTTTCAATTACTTCTTTTGGAAGTCTTAGTGTTATCAAAGTCAACAATTGTGTCCAGTTGAAGTATCTTTTCTCCTTTACAATGGCTAAAGGACTTTCCCAACTTTCCAAGATTGAAGTTTTTCGATGCAATTCTATGAAGGAGATAGTGCTCGGAGACAACAATTCAAGTGCAAATAATGATATAACTAACGAAAAAGTTGAGTTCCTTCAATTGCGTTCTTTGACTTTAGAATATTTGGAGACACTTgataattttttctctcattaTTTGGCACATTCCAAGAGCAAGCAAAATCATCAAGGCTTGGAGCCTTATGTTTCTACACCATTTTTCAATGCCCAG GTTGCTTTTCCTAATTTGCATACTCTTAAATTGAGCTCACTCCTCAATTTGAACAAAATTTGGGATGACACTCATCATTCAATGTTCAACTTGACTAGTTTAACCGTGGATAATTGTGGTGGGTTGATGTACTTATTCCCCTCTACCGTGGTTGCAAGTTTTAAAAACCTCGAACACCTTGAAATAACTAATTGTCCTATGATGGAGGAGATTATAGCTAAAGATGAGGGAAACAGAGTATCAAATGAG GTTCATTTTTCCAAATTAGAGAAAATCATATTGAAGGACATGGACAACTTGAAGACAATATGGCACCACCAATTTGAAGCATTGAAGATGTTGCAAGTGAACAATTGTAACAAAATTGTGGTGGTTTTTCCTTCTTCAATGCAAAAAACATATAATAAGTTAGAGATGTTAGAGGTTACAAATTGTGCATTAGTTGAAGCaatatttgaattgaatttcaACGAAAGCAACAATGTAGAAGATGCAACACATTTGAAAGAAGTTACTATAGATGGATTGGACAAGCTGAAAAAGATATGGAGTGGTGATCCTCAAGGAATTCTTAGTTTTCAAAATCTAAGAAATGTAAAACTAAATGATTGTGCAAGCTTGGAGTATCTATTACCACTTTCCGTAGCCACTGGTTGCTTACATCTCCAGGAACTTCATATAATAGACTGTGGAAATATGACGGAAATTGTTGCAGCGGATAAAGTATCTAGCGTGATAGAAGCTCCCATAATTGAGTTTAATCAATTAAGTACATTATTGCTTTGGCAATTAAGTAAACTCAGGGGTTTCTATGCTGGAAATCATACCCTAGCATGCCCATCTTTGAAGATAATTGATGTTTTTGATTGTGCAAAGTTGAATTTGTACAGACCTCTATCTACAAGAAGCTTCAACATTCGAGATGACAAACTCTCTATTTCAATGCAACAACCACCTTTCATTGTCGAAGAG GTGATTCCAAATTTAGAGCAGTTGAGAATAAATCATAAGGAAACTAATATGATATTGCAAGCTCAAAATTCAAGTGTCCTATTCACAAAAATCACAAGTCTTGCTTTTGTTGGTAGTAAGAATAAGAATGAAGATACATTTCCTTATTGGTTTCTTCAAAATATGCGCAGTCTTGAGTCACTAGTTGTTGAACGTAGTTGCTTTAAGAAGATATTCCAAGATGAAGGAAGCATGAGTGAGGAGACtcacacaaaaatcaaaatcttgaCATTGAGTGACTTACCTAACCTTGAACATATATGTGAGGAAGGATTTCAAATTGACCCAGTTCTTGAGTTTCTTGAATACTTAGAGTTTAGTAATTGTTCTAGTCTGATAAATTTGCTGCCTTCCTCGGTCACCTTTGCTCATTTGGAATATTTAGTGATAAAAGATTGCAAAGGGCTAACAAAACTAATTACATCTTCTACCGCGCAAAGTTTGAACAAGCTCATAGCACTAGAGATAGAAGACTGTACTTCACTTGAAGAAATCATTATTGGAGAGGAAAACTTTCACATTACATTTATCAGCTTACAAGTATTGATGTTGGAATGTTTGCCTAGCCTCAACCAATTTTGCTCTAGTAAATTCTTCCTCAAATTTCCGTTGCTGGAATTTGTAATTGTGAGAGAATGTCCTCGCATGAAGGTTTTTTCTGAAGGATACTTAAGTACACCGAATCTTCGGAAAgttaaaattgcagaaaatgaTGAGCAATGGTTTTGGAAGGGAAACCTAAATGATACAATAAACAAGATGTTTGAAGATAAG GTTGCATTTGGTAAATTCAAATATTTGGCCTTATCCGACTACCCTGAGATGAAGGATTTGTGGTATGGTCAAGTTGATCAAAATCTATTTTGCAATTTGAAACATCTAGTGGTGAacaaatgtgattttttatcaGATGTACTTTTTCCATCAAATGTAATGCAAGTGCTATATGGATTGGAAGAACTTGAAGTAACAGATTGTGATTCATTAGAAGCAGTGTTTGATGTGAAGGGTATGAAGTCTAAAGACACATTGATAAAACAAAGCACTCAATTGAAAACATTGACTTTGTCCAACCTACCAAAATTGAAGCACATATGGAATGACAATCCTCATGAAATTATTTCCTTTGGAAATTTATGCACGGTGAATGTTTCTATGTGCCAAATTTtgttctatattattttttcatcatcACAATGTCAAGATCTTGAACATCTTGAAATGCTTGATATTGAGTCTTGTGGAGTTGAGCAAATTGTAGGAATGGATGAGGAAATATCAATggaaatcaattttaattttcctCAATTGAATAAATTGAGACTGATTAATTTGACAAAGCTTACGAGCTTCTACTGTGGAAAGTATTCTTTAGAGTGTCCTTCATTAAAGGTTTTGAATGTATATCGTTGTGAAGCATTAAGAATGTTTTCATTCATCCATAAACAACCTAACTTGATGGACATAAGTCATGATATTCTATCTCAACAAGCTCTGTTTTCTATTGATGAAAAG TTGAGCCCCAACCTAGAGGAATTGGCAATAAATGGCACAGATTTGTTGGGGATATTGAATGGTTATTGTCAAGAAAATATGTTTCATAAAGTTGAATTTCTTCGCTTACAAAGCTTCGATGAAAGTCCAACTAGTTTTATGAATGAACTCCATAAAATATTTCCTAATCACAAAACACTTCAAGTGCGTAATAGTTCTTTTGAAATACTGTTCCCCATTAAAAGAACCACTGGTCATCTGAGTATGAAAAATTTAAAGCAAGTAAGACATTTGTGGGTTTATGAATTGGAAAAGCTCGAGCACATATGGGAGAAAGAGTTTCTACTAGATCATCCTCTCCTACAAGATCTTGAAGACTTAACTGTATCGACTTGTCCAAGTTTAATAAGCTTGGTACCATCGTCCGCATCTTTCACAAACTTAACCTCTTTGGAAGTGGACAATTGCAAAGAGCTTCTTTATTTAACACCATCCTCAACTGCTAGAAGTCTTGTACAACTCAAAGGATTAGCAATATCAAATTGTGAGAAGATGATAGAAATTGTGAAGATTGATGAGGAAAATGCAGACAAAGACATCATATTTGAAAACTTGGAAATCATGAAATTCACTTCTTTGTCAAGTTTGACAAGCTTCTGCTATGAGAAACACACAATCATATTCCCATCTTTGCTATCTCTCACTGTTCAAGAATGCCCTCAAATGGAGATCTTCTCATCAGGAGTCACAGTAGCACCGTATCTGACAGAAATTGAAGTGGAAGAAGAAACTATTCGATGGAAAGATGACATTAACACAACTATTCAACAATTATTCCTAGAAAAG GAAGTCCTACGTTCTAATGTGCTGAATGAGACCATCGTATCTTCACATTTGCAAG ATGAGAAGCTAGTTGATCAAGATGATATTGAGGTAGACCCTGAGGAGGGACCGACATGCCATAGTAGAAAAGATATAGTTTcccttaattattttatgttgtcattgtttttcctgtttgtttatgttattttgatttttaggaTCGACACAAAGATTATGAGACTTTGGTGTTAG
- the LOC123891593 gene encoding uncharacterized protein LOC123891593: MSVLGKKFTWFIADGKSMSHIDRFLLSHGFITMHGISGQWIGDRNISDHCPVWLIVSPKHWGLKPFRVLNGWFDHPDFLPFVERYWKGFVVHGKKTVKELNDIDGFLGGDDMGLEITRTEGLQTDFWIQLHFKESLLKQKSTMRWVKEGDMNSKYLHESIKSRRRKNNLAALKDGDQWIQGVAEVKGHMKNFFENNFSERWEHRPNINGIQFQTLSEEDNLFLMTPFSID; this comes from the exons ATGTCGGTGCTAGGTAAGAAGTTCACTTGGTTCATTGCTGATGGTAAATCTATGAGCCATATTGATAGATTTCTTTTGTCTCATGGTTTCATTACTATGCACGGTATTTCTGGCCAGTGGATTGGTGACCGCAACATTTCCGACCACTGTCCAGTTTGGTTGATTGTATCTCCCAAGCATTGGGGTCTGAAGCCTTTTAGGGTGCTTAATGGCTGGTTTGATCATCCGGATTTTCTTCCTTTTGTGGAGAGATATTGGAAGGGCTTTGTGGTGCATGGTAAGAAG acGGTGAAAGAATTAAATGATATTGATGGCTTTTTGGGAGGAGATGATATGGGTTTAGAGATTACTAGAACGGAAGGGCTACAAACTGATTTTTGGATACAACTTCATTTCAAAGAAAGTCTATTAAAGCAAAAATCTACAATGCGGTGGGTTAAAGAAGGGGACATGAACTCAAAGTATTTACATGAATCAATTAAAAGTAGAAGACGAAAGAATAACTTGGCGGCTCTAAAAGATGGCGATCAATGGATTCAAGGCGTGGCAGAGGTAAAGGGGCACATGAAGAATTTTTTTGAGAATAATTTCAGTGAGAGGTGGGAACACCGGCCAAATATCAATGGGATTCAGTTTCAAACTCTTTCTGAAGAGGACAATCTTTTCTTGATGACACCTTTCTCCATTGATTAA